A stretch of Lathyrus oleraceus cultivar Zhongwan6 chromosome 6, CAAS_Psat_ZW6_1.0, whole genome shotgun sequence DNA encodes these proteins:
- the LOC127098457 gene encoding uncharacterized protein LOC127098457: MATHLRPFTIGTPYRSPPHLLRQQPPQQQPGRKRTEWTNLKVRASSSYLDMWKNAIERERNTTHFNKIAAASDGGVEEDVEKKTQEFQKLLEVSSEERDKIQRLQVIDRASAAIAAARALLKDANSNSVRSDSGTLQQTESDSGKKNESVVMPDSGTQNGTPFVPESGTQNRTLSVPKSGTQNGKLSVPKSGTQNETLSVPKSGTQNGTLSEPKSGTQKDGIPGPDFWSWTPPSDDNVPSNDANGLQLDTKSSVNPTLSNPVLEKERSSQTLSIPFESLLTQSKHFPKLPPLQSSLEVETSASSVESPSLEEEQKRDALSSDYAAEIVRALDTDISPIGVNPDGTRWWRETGIEQRPDGVICRWTVIRGVSADKALEWQDKFWEASDELGYKELGSEKSGRDAEGNVWREFWRESMRQENGLMHFEKTADKWGSNGKGDEWHEKWFEHYDASGQAEKWAHKWCSIDPNTPLDAGHAHIWHERWGETYDGYGASIKYTDKWAERSGDGGWEKWGDKWDENFDQNGNGVKQGETWWEGKYGERWNRTWGEQHNGSGWIHKYGKSSSGEHWDTHQMQDTWYERFPHFGFFHCFENSVQLREVQKPSERQEP, translated from the exons ATGGCGACCCACCTGAGACCATTCACCATCGGCACACCATACAGATCACCGCCGCACCTTCTCCGtcaacaaccaccacaacaacaaccagGAAGAAAGAGAACAGAATGGACAAATTTGAAGGTCCGAGCGAGCTCATCGTACCTCGACATGTGGAAAAATGCTATAGAAAGAGAAAGAAACACCACACACTTCAACAAAATCGCCGCTGCAAGTGACGGCGGCGTGGAAGAGGATGTGGAGAAGAAAACTCAAGAGTTCCAGAAGCTTCTAGAGGTTTCCAGTGAAGAGCGTGACAAGATTCAGAGGTTGCAGGTGATTGATCGTGCTTCCGCTGCAATCGCTGCTGCTAGAGCGCTTCTGAAGGACGCTAATAGCAACAGCGTTCGTTCTGATTCCGGCACATTGCAGCAAACTG AATCAGATTCAGGAAAGAAGAATGAGAGTGTTGTTATGCCAGATTCTGGAACACAGAATGGGACTCCTTTTGTGCCAGAGTCAGGAACACAGAATAGGACACTTTCTGTGCCAAAATCAGGAACACAAAATGGGAAACTTTCTGTGCCAAAATCAGGAACACAAAATGAGACTCTTTCTGTGCCAAAATCAGGAACACAAAATGGGACTCTTTCTGAGCCAAAATCAGGAACACAGAAAGATGGTATCCCAGGTCCGGATTTTTGGTCCTGGACACCTCCATCTGATGATAATGTTCCTTCAAACGATGCCAATGGGTTGCAGTTAGATACCAAGTCTTCAGTTAATCCAACCTTATCCAATCCTGTTCTGGAGAAGGAAAGGTCATCGCAAACTCTCTCGATTCCATTTGAAAGTTTACTTACTCAAAGCAAACATTTTCCTAAACTTCCGCCACTTCAGTCGTCATTGGAGGTTGAAACCTCTGCTTCCAGTGTAGAGTCTCCTTCCTTGGAAGAGGAACAGAAACGTGATGCGTTATCTTCCGACTATGCCGCAGAAATAGTTCGTGCCCTTGATACAGACATTTCGCCTATTGGAGTGAACCCGGATGGAACGAGATGGTGGAGAGAGACCGGAATCGAGCAAAGACCTGATGGTGTCATTTGTAGATGGACTGTGATCAGAGGTGTTAGTGCTGACAAAGCTTTGGAGTGGCAAGACAAGTTCTGGGAGGCTTCTGATGAACTTGGATATAAGGAACTTGGCTCTGAGAAATCTGGACGTGATGCAGAAGGAAATGTTTGGCGTGAATTTTGGAGAGAATCCATGCGTCAG GAAAATGGGCTAATGCATTTTGAGAAAACTGCAGACAAGTGGGGAAGTAATGGGAAAGGCGATGAATGGCACGAAAAATGGTTTGAACACTACGATGCCTCTGGTCAAGCAGAGAAATGGGCACACAAGTGGTGCAGTATTGACCCAAACACACCTCTTGATGCAGGTCACGCTCATATCTGGCATGAAAG GTGGGGCGAAACATATGACGGGTATGGTGCTAGCATAAAATACACTGACAAATGGGCTGAGCGTTCGGGAGACGGTGGATGGGAGAAGTGGGGCGACAAATGGGATGAAAATTTCGATCAAAACGGTAATGGTGTCAAGCAAGGAGAAACCTGGTGGGAAGGTAAGTATGGAGAGCGCTGGAACCGGACATGGGGTGAGCAACACAATGGTTCTGGATGGATTCACAAGTACGGAAAAAGCAGTAGCGGGGAACACTGGGATACACACCAAATGCAAGATACTTGGTATGAGAGATTCCCTCATTTTGGTTTCTTTCACTGCTTTGAAAACTCAGTCCAGCTCAGGGAAGTTCAGAAACCATCTGAAAGGCAAGAACCTTAA